The following are from one region of the Procambarus clarkii isolate CNS0578487 chromosome 52, FALCON_Pclarkii_2.0, whole genome shotgun sequence genome:
- the LOC138352172 gene encoding BTB/POZ domain-containing protein KCTD9-like — MESCNMEPCNMESCNMEPCNMEPCNMEPCNMEPCNMEPCNMEPCNMEPCNMEPCNMEPCNMEPCNMESCNMEPCNMEPCSMEPCNMEPCNMEPCNMEPCNMEPCNMELCNMEPCNMEPCNMEPCSIEPCNMEPCNMEPCNMEPCNMEPCNMELCNMEPCNMEPCNMEPCNIEKCNIERFNIEQCNSQQINTRLGACG; from the coding sequence ATGGAGTCGTGCAACATGGAGCCGTGCAACATGGAGTCGTGCAACATGGAGCCGTGCAACATGGAGCCGTGCAACATGGAGCCGTGCAACATGGAGCCGTGCAACATGGAACCGTGCAACATGGAACCGTGCAACATGGAACCGTGCAACATGGAGCCGTGCAACATGGAACCGTGCAACATGGAACCGTGCAACATGGAGTCGTGCAACATGGAGCCGTGCAACATGGAGCCGTGCAGCATGGAGCCGTGCAACATGGAGCCGTGCAACATGGAACCGTGCAACATGGAACCGTGCAACATGGAGCCGTGCAACATGGAGCTGTGCAACATGGAACCGTGCAACATGGAGCCGTGCAACATGGAGCCGTGCAGCATAGAGCCGTGCAACATGGAACCGTGCAACATGGAGCCGTGCAACATGGAACCGTGCAACATGGAGCCGTGCAACATGGAGCTGTGCAACATGGAGCCGTGCAACATGGAACCGTGCAACATGGAGCCGTGCAATATAGAGAAGTGCAACATAGAGCGGTTTAACATAGAGCAGTGCAACTCACAACAGATCAACACAAGATtgggggcctgtggctga